In Deltaproteobacteria bacterium, the DNA window ACGTGCGAAGAAGTTTGCCCGTGGGGGTCTCTGCTTCCCGCCCAGAAGGCGGGACAAAAACCGAATACAGCTCCTGGGGACGGCAGCAGGGCTTTACAATACAGTCTGTTCCAGCCCCAAGTACAGGCTTTCATGGGACGGTATGTCCTTGCTGCCTTTTCGTAAACATTATTCGGAGCCCGGGGGCGGCCGCCGAACGATACGACCGCATTTTATTGCAGATCTTGAGCAGAGACCCCCACGGGTGTCCAGAACGCTTCCGGGACTTGGGTGAAACCTTTTGGTTGCGGCTGTTAGGCCGCCTTGGGCAGATTGTCGAAAGGGAGGGGATTGAGGGATCTTAAATCAGGGGATTGCAATCTTCCCTCATCGGCAATCGGACATCGAAAACTGTCAATGCCCCTCGGTTTCACGCTGATTGAACTTCTGGTTGTGCTGGTGATTATCAGTGTGATGGTAGGCTTTGTGGGGCCCCGGTTGGCCGGGTCGATCAGCAATACGAGCCTGAAGACCGCGTCAAAACGGATCGCCGCCTCGCTGAGATACGCGCGGAGCCAGGCCATATCGGAAAGCCGGTCCTATGAGGCTGTCTTTGATCTGGAAAAGAACCAAATGATCGTTCGTTCGGGGCAAACGGCCCGGAAAGATGAGGCGGGGGAAGAGGACGATGCGATTAAAAAGGGTGTTTTCAAACCCTACCTCCTTCCCGACGACGTTCGATTCGAGAAGGCGATATGGAGAGACGAGGAAGGCGATTCGGGCCTGTTTCGGATTCTGTTCGTCCCTAACGGCGGAAGCAGCGGCGGAGAACTACTCCTGCGCAATAAACGGGGACATCGCTATCGGATAACGGTCGATGTCATTACCGGCACCGCGAAAGTGAGGAGCGATGAGACTGGATCCTGAGACTGGAAACATGGAGGTATGTTGCAGGGGGTTCACCCTCATTGAAATTCTTGTTGCCATATCGGTTCTTTCCATCGCTATGGTCGTGATCATGCAGCTCTTTTCCGGAGGCCTCAAATCGAGCAGACTCTCCGACGCATACACCAGAGGGGTTTTTCATGCAAGGGAGAAGATGGAAGAGATCCTCCTTGAGACGGAGTTCGAGGAAGGGGTGTTCGAAGGGGAATTCGACGATTCGTATTGGTGGCGATTCGAGGTCGTCCGGGAAGAACAGCCAGAGGAAGAAGCGAAAAAACTCCCTTTCGACGCCTATCACGTAAGGGTCGAAATTTTTTGGAATGAAGGGGAAAAGGAAAAAAACTTCGGCATCACCACCATGAAACTGGTGGAAAAGAAGAAGGACGGTGAACCGGCGATCGAGGGGCTGGGCAGTTAACCGCGTTTATGAAACCGGCACAGAGTATTTTATGCAGTACTTGGAGATTGTCAGGCTGGCATTTTCGTCAATTGCCGATTGTCAGTCGTCATCCGACGATTTCCTCAGGTTTTACCCTGCTGGAACTCATGATTTCCCTCACCATTATGGGGCTGATCCTGGTGCTGGTATTCGGGGCGCTCAGGATAGGTGCCCGGGCTTGGGAAAAGGGTGAGAGGGATGTCGAGACCCATCAGCGGCAGCGGTTTGTTCTCGATAATCTCAAGCGCCAGATCGCCTCTGTTTTTTTGCGCGAGATCAAGGCGGGAGAAGAGGAAGAAGGCGAGACCAAAGGGAAGGTCTTTTTCAGGGGCGATAGTGAGAGTATGGAGTTTATGTCGCGTGTCCCGATGTCTCCCCTGACCCGAACAGGGGTGGTTTATGTGAAGTATGTGGTGCGGGAAGATGACGGCGGAGACACCCGTCGGCTCCTCCTCTACGAGAAAGATGGTGTTTTTGTCAATCTGAAAGAAGACCTGGACGATATAGAGGATGACCAATTTTTCGAATTGATCACCGGCGCAGCGAGCATTGAATTCTCCTATCTGTACGGCTTCGAAGATGAGGATGAGGAGTTGCAATGGCAGGATAAATGGGACAACGATTCGGAGAAGGACATCCCTGTGGCAATAAAGATTGCCCTTCAGGAAGACGCTGACGCGGCGCCCATTTATGTGATCGTGCGTCTACAGGTCGAGGGGGATGAAAAAGGCGGGTGACGGGTTACCAATGATATGAAAGCCATGATGAAAGACGAAGCCGGGATTGCCCTCTTTTTAGTCTTGTGGGTCCTGACGCTTCTTTCGGTCATTGCAGGGGAGTTTTGTTTTGCCATGCGGACGGAGGTGAACATTACCCGCAATTTCAAGGACCAGACAATCAGCTATTATATCGCCCTGGCCGGGATAAACAGGGCCATCGGCGAAATGATTCGAAATGAGGTCATGCCTCCCACGAGGGTGTCGTCGATCGGGGTTCCGGGGCAACCGGAGGAGAAGGAGACTGAAGTCGAGGAAGAGAGGGAATTCTGGAGAATCAACGTGGAGATCCCTCCGGAGTCCTATGGCGAGGGAGTTTACCAAGTCAGGATCGAAAATGAGAGCGGTAAAATAAACCTTAACGGCGCAAATGAGGCCATGCTCAAGATGATGTTAAACCGATTCGATCTTGATGAGAATGAAAAAAGTGTTATCGTGGACTCAATTTTGGACTGGCGGGATAAGAACGATGTTCACCGCCTGAACGGCGCGGAGAATGAGTATTACCGGTCGCTCCCGAAACCGTATGAATGCAAGGATGGCGATTTCGATTCGGTGGAAGAGCTGCTGATGGTGAGGGGAGTGACACCCGAGATTTTTTACGGAGGACTTAAGAATATTGTAACCGTATTTAAGCCGCCGGTGAAACGTCAGAGGAGCACGGCGGGACGCGGCTTCAGAGTGGTTGGCGCGGATCTCAACAAAGTGAATATAAACGCTGCAACCAAGGATGTGCTGCTTTCCCTGCCCTCCATGACAGAGGACCTGGTTCAGCAGATTATGGATTTCAGAAAGGAATCAGACTTCAGGTCGTTGGCGGAAGTCACCGCTCTGGTGGGCGGGAGTGTGTATAATGCCATCTCTCCCTACATCACCCTGGAATCAAGCCCATACTTCAGCATCCGGTCCGTGGGTAAGATGGCCGATGGAAGGATTCAGCAGGGGATAGAAGCCTGGGTAGAAATCGACAGAAAGCTAAAAAAGGGATTCCGGATCGTACAATGGCGCGATCGCGCAGAGGAATCGGAACCGGCGACCTCGGACGGGGAGTGACGGCTGTGGAGGGTGGATTTGCTGTTCCAGACCAGTCTTGGAATTGATATACAGGACCATTCTGTATCATTGGCATATGTGAAGGCGTCTTTTAAGGGCATACGGCTGGCGGCCTATGCGGTCTATCCCCTCGAGGGAGAGGCCCCTTTCGAAGAGAACCTGGATGAGATCGGTGGGCTCATCAGGGACTTCATGACAAAAAACCGCGTTTCCGCCGGCGCTGTTTTCTCTGGGATGCCGCGCAGCAAGGCCATCATCAGATACGTGGAACTGCCTTCGGCGGTCAAGGAAAATCTTAGGGAGAGCCTGGGCTATGAAATGGAAAAATATATCCCTCTTCCGGGAGATGATATCTATTTTGACTACCAGATCGTTTCAGAGGACAAGGAATCGGGAAAACTGAAGCTGCTCCTTGTGGCGGCCAGAAGAGAAGCCATAGATAAGCATCTCGATCTTGCCGCGCATATC includes these proteins:
- a CDS encoding general secretion pathway protein GspK — protein: MMKDEAGIALFLVLWVLTLLSVIAGEFCFAMRTEVNITRNFKDQTISYYIALAGINRAIGEMIRNEVMPPTRVSSIGVPGQPEEKETEVEEEREFWRINVEIPPESYGEGVYQVRIENESGKINLNGANEAMLKMMLNRFDLDENEKSVIVDSILDWRDKNDVHRLNGAENEYYRSLPKPYECKDGDFDSVEELLMVRGVTPEIFYGGLKNIVTVFKPPVKRQRSTAGRGFRVVGADLNKVNINAATKDVLLSLPSMTEDLVQQIMDFRKESDFRSLAEVTALVGGSVYNAISPYITLESSPYFSIRSVGKMADGRIQQGIEAWVEIDRKLKKGFRIVQWRDRAEESEPATSDGE
- a CDS encoding type II secretion system GspH family protein, whose product is MRLDPETGNMEVCCRGFTLIEILVAISVLSIAMVVIMQLFSGGLKSSRLSDAYTRGVFHAREKMEEILLETEFEEGVFEGEFDDSYWWRFEVVREEQPEEEAKKLPFDAYHVRVEIFWNEGEKEKNFGITTMKLVEKKKDGEPAIEGLGS
- a CDS encoding GspH/FimT family pseudopilin, with amino-acid sequence MPLGFTLIELLVVLVIISVMVGFVGPRLAGSISNTSLKTASKRIAASLRYARSQAISESRSYEAVFDLEKNQMIVRSGQTARKDEAGEEDDAIKKGVFKPYLLPDDVRFEKAIWRDEEGDSGLFRILFVPNGGSSGGELLLRNKRGHRYRITVDVITGTAKVRSDETGS
- a CDS encoding prepilin-type N-terminal cleavage/methylation domain-containing protein, which codes for MSGWHFRQLPIVSRHPTISSGFTLLELMISLTIMGLILVLVFGALRIGARAWEKGERDVETHQRQRFVLDNLKRQIASVFLREIKAGEEEEGETKGKVFFRGDSESMEFMSRVPMSPLTRTGVVYVKYVVREDDGGDTRRLLLYEKDGVFVNLKEDLDDIEDDQFFELITGAASIEFSYLYGFEDEDEELQWQDKWDNDSEKDIPVAIKIALQEDADAAPIYVIVRLQVEGDEKGG